One segment of Nocardioides sp. QY071 DNA contains the following:
- the metK gene encoding methionine adenosyltransferase — MTGRLFTSESVTEGHPDKIADQISDTVLDYLLEHDPKSRVAVETLLTTGLVVVAGEVTTEAYAPVAQLVREKVLEIGYDSSDKGFDGNSCGVQVAIGAQSPDIAQGVDTAEDVRLGGSSDELDQQGAGDQGLMFGYACDDTPELFPLPIKIAQTLAEKLTEVRKDGTLAYLRPDGKTQVTIEYDEDDRAVRVDTVVLSTQHAEDVSQEQIAADIKAKVIEPVLEQFKTSVPFDGYKLHINPTGKFVVGGPMGDAGLTGRKIIVDTYGGMARHGGGAFSGKDPSKVDRSAAYAMRWVAKNIVAAGLARRAEVQVAYAIGVAKPVGVFVETFGTGVVPDEKIQEAVLEVFDLRPAAILRDLDLRRPIYAKTAAYGHFGRELPEFTWERTDRAEALKAAAGI; from the coding sequence ATGACCGGACGTCTGTTCACGTCGGAGTCGGTGACCGAGGGTCACCCGGACAAGATCGCCGACCAGATCAGCGACACCGTGCTCGACTACCTGCTCGAGCACGACCCGAAGAGCCGGGTCGCTGTCGAGACGCTGCTGACCACCGGCCTGGTCGTCGTCGCCGGCGAGGTGACCACCGAGGCGTACGCCCCGGTCGCCCAGCTGGTCCGCGAGAAGGTCCTCGAGATCGGCTACGACTCCTCCGACAAGGGCTTCGACGGCAACTCCTGCGGCGTCCAGGTCGCGATCGGCGCGCAGTCGCCCGACATCGCGCAGGGCGTCGACACCGCCGAGGACGTCCGCCTCGGCGGCTCGTCCGACGAGCTCGACCAGCAGGGCGCGGGCGACCAGGGCCTGATGTTCGGCTACGCCTGCGACGACACCCCCGAGCTCTTCCCGCTGCCGATCAAGATCGCGCAGACGCTGGCCGAGAAGCTCACCGAGGTCCGCAAGGACGGCACGCTGGCCTACCTGCGCCCCGACGGCAAGACCCAGGTCACCATCGAGTACGACGAGGACGACCGCGCGGTCCGCGTCGACACCGTCGTGCTGTCGACCCAGCACGCCGAGGACGTCAGCCAGGAGCAGATCGCCGCCGACATCAAGGCGAAGGTCATCGAGCCCGTACTCGAGCAGTTCAAGACCAGCGTCCCGTTCGACGGCTACAAGCTGCACATCAACCCCACCGGCAAGTTCGTCGTCGGTGGCCCGATGGGCGACGCCGGCCTGACCGGTCGCAAGATCATCGTCGACACCTACGGCGGCATGGCCCGCCACGGAGGCGGCGCGTTCTCCGGCAAGGACCCGTCCAAGGTCGACCGCTCGGCCGCCTACGCGATGCGCTGGGTCGCCAAGAACATCGTCGCCGCGGGCCTGGCCCGCCGTGCCGAGGTCCAGGTCGCCTACGCGATCGGTGTCGCCAAGCCCGTCGGCGTCTTCGTGGAGACCTTCGGCACCGGCGTCGTCCCGGACGAGAAGATCCAGGAGGCGGTCCTCGAGGTGTTCGACCTGCGTCCCGCCGCGATCCTGCGCGACCTCGACCTGCGCCGCCCGATCTACGCCAAGACGGCCGCCTACGGCCACTTCGGTCGCGAGCTGCCCGAGTTCACCTGGGAGCGGACCGACCGCGCCGAGGCCCTGAAGGCCGCCGCGGGCATCTGA